The Argentina anserina chromosome 3, drPotAnse1.1, whole genome shotgun sequence genome includes a region encoding these proteins:
- the LOC126785913 gene encoding uncharacterized protein LOC126785913 has product MKYVLVTGGVVSGLGKGVTASSIGLILKACGLRVTSIKIDPYLNTDAGTMSPVEHGEVYVLDDGGEVDLDLGNYERFLDIKLTRDNNITTGKIYQDVINKERRGDYLGKTVQVVPHITDAIQDWIERVAHISVDGKSGPADVCVIELGGTIGDIESMPFIEALRQFSYRVGADNFCLVHVSLVPVLNVVGEQKTKPTQHSVRGLRRLGLTPHVLACRSTMPLEETVRTKLSQFCHVQKENIITLYDVPNIWHIPLLLMDQKAHEAILKVLNLQGLTREPELEEWTTMADGCDMLHEPVRIAIVGKYTSLSDAYLSIQKALVHASVSRGKKLLVDWVPSGDLELTTEKENPDAYKAAWKLLKGADGVLIPGGFGDRGVQGKILAVKYAREKKIPFLGICLGMQVAVIEFARSVLGLQDANSTEFDPETKNPCVIFMPEGSKTHMGGTMRLGSRRTYFHSTDYKSAKLYGNKLYVDERHRHRYEVNPDMVARLETSGLSFTGKDETGQRMEIVELRNHPYFIGVQFHPEYKSRPTKPSVLFQGLIAAACGQLDALLPSSERKRSSSYGTGSEMFGKAYGQLDAFLQASPEAKRNVPNGAGHDVYTAQTCQNGGAKLTNRPHDGVYGIFNGMHS; this is encoded by the exons atgaagtatGTTTTGGTCACTGGTGGAGTTGTGAGTGGTCTTGGAAAAGGGGTCACTGCTAGTAGTATTGGTCTTATTCTAAAGGCTTGTGGACTAAGGGTCACCTCCATCAAAATTg ATCCATATTTGAATACTGATGCTGGAACTATGTCACCTGTGGAGCATGGAGAAGTCTATGTTCTAGATGATGGTGGTGAG GTGGACCTGGACCTTGGAAACTATGAGCGATTCCTGGACATCAAGCTGACCCGTGATAATAATATTACGACGGGAAAAATTTACCAG GATGTTATAAACAAAGAGAGAAGGGGGGATTATCTGGGAAAAACTGTCCAG GTTGTACCTCACATCACAGATGCTATTCAAGACTGGATTGAACGTGTAGCACATATATCAGTTGATGGAAAGTCAGGCCCTGCTGATGTTTGTGTCATAGAGTTGGGTGGAACGATAG GTGATATTGAATCCATGCCGTTTATTGAGGCATTAAGACAGTTCTCGTACCGTGTAG GAGCTGATAATTTTTGTTTAGTTCATGTTAGCCTTGTGCCTGTTCTGAATGTTGTTGGTGAACAG aaaacaaaaccaacCCAGCACAGTGTTCGTGGACTAAGACGTCTGGGTTTGACACCACATGTGTTGGCTTGTCGCAGCACAATG cCCCTAGAAGAAACTGTAAGGACCAAACTCAGTCAATTTTGCCATGTCCAG AAAGAGAACATCATCACTCTTTATGATGTTCCCAACATTTGGCACATTCCATTACTCTTAATG GACCAGAAGGCTCATGAAGCAATCTTGAAAGTGTTGAATCTTCAGGG ATTAACGAGGGAACCTGAATTAGAAGAGTGGACTACAATGGCTGACGGTTGTGATATGCTGCATGAGCCG GTGCGCATTGCCATAGTGGGGAAGTATacaagcctttctgatgcatACCTATCTATACAAAAG GCTCTTGTGCATGCTTCTGTTTCTCGTGGCAAGAAACTTCTTGTGGATTGGGTTCCATCTGGTGATCTTGAGctcacaactgaaaaagag AATCCTGATGCCTATAAAGCTGCATGGAAGTTGTTGAAG GGCGCAGATGGTGTCCTTATTCCAGGAGGATTTGGTGATAGAGGTGTGCAAGGGAAAATTCTCGCAGTGAAGTATGCCAGGGAAAAGAAAATTCCATTTCTTGGGatttgtttgggaatgcaggtCGCTGTGATTGAATTCGCAAGATCTGTTCTTGGTCTGCAGGATGCTAATAGCACAGAATTTGATCCTGAAACCAAGAATCCATGTGTTATATTTATGCCTGAG GGCTCGAAAACACATATGGGAGGTACCATGCGCCTTGGATCCAGGAGAACATATTTCCACTCCACAGACTACAAATCAGCTAAACT ATATGGAAACAAACTCTATGTTGATGAGAGACATCGACACAGATATGAG GTAAACCCTGACATGGTAGCACGTCTTGAAACTTCCGGCCTCTCTTTCACTGGCAAAGATGAAACTGGCCAGCGCATGGAG ATTGTTGAGCTACGTAATCATCCCTATTTCATCGGTGTCCAGTTTCACCCTGAGTATAAATCAAGACCAACAAAACCTTCTGTTTTATTCCAAG GGCTCATAGCAGCAGCATGCGGACAGTTGGACGCTCTCTTACCAAGCTCTGAGAGGAAAAGGAGTTCTTCATATGGAACAGGCAGCGAAATGTTTGGTAAAGCATATGGGCAGTTGGATGCTTTCCTCCAGGCCTCTCCAGAGGCAAAAAGGAATGTCCCTAATGGTGCAGGGCACGATGTGTACACAGCACAAACATGCCAAAATGGAGGTGCCAAGCTCACTAATAGGCCTCACGACGGTGTATATGGCATTTTCAACGGGATGCACTCGTGA
- the LOC126786679 gene encoding uncharacterized protein LOC126786679 codes for MNKEEEEEEEYQVRTAIRSSYNEIVIVDTAQSRMLLLDSTHNVQSILYKHQKWTNSYWDEFASLPAIVPEGPIAILGLGGGTAAHLMLDLWPSLQLEGWEIDEIFIHKAREYFGLSDLEKHTQAGGILNIHIGDAFSPSVCISGGYAGEILQLVSHGKVLPQLEEVTTWLKLKNLLMPEGRLMVNCGGIDSESDVNNGTVHPTNLSTDSSWVQNPAIKALSEAFPGQVSWKKLPANFGANYLALTGPLPEITSWYAAVPGPLTAGVKQWRPC; via the exons ATgaacaaggaagaagaagaagaagaagagtatcAAGTTCGAACAGCCATTAGAAGTAGTTACAATGAAATTGTAATTGTGGACACTGCTCAATCAAGAATGTTGCTTCTCGACTCTACTC ATAATGTGCAAAGTATTCTATACAAGCACCAGAAATGGACTAATTCGTATTGG GATGAGTTTGCTAGCTTGCCTGCTATTGTCCCAGAAGGTCCTATTGCCATTTTGGGCTTG GGTGGAGGAACAGCTGCGCATTTGATGCTCGACTTGTGGCCATCTTTGCAGCTTGAAGGTTGGGAGATTGATGAAATT TTTATTCACAAAGCAAGAGAATATTTTGGGCTGTCGGATCTTGAGAAGCATACACAAGCTGGTGgcattcttaacatccatATCGGTGATGCATTTTCTCCTTCAGTTTGTATTTCTGGAGGATATGCTGGTGAGATCCTTCA ACTTGTTTCTCATGGAAAAGTTTTGCCACAGTTGGAGGAG GTTACCACTTGGTTGAAATTGAAGAATCTGCTGATGCCTGAAGGTCGTCTTATGGTGAATTGTGGTGGTATAGATAGTGAATCTGATGTAAATAATGGAACAGTTCATCCAACTAATTTATCCACTGATAGCAGTTGGGTACAAAATCCAGCTATCAAGGCATTATCTGAAGCTTTCCCCGGACAA GTAAGCTGGAAGAAATTGCCAGCAAATTTTGGTGCAAATTATCTTGCACTGACTGGACCTTTGCCTGAAATTACTTCGTGGTATGCTGCAGTACCAGGTCCCTTGACAGCCGGCGTGAAGCAATGGAGACCATGCTAA